Proteins found in one Gopherus flavomarginatus isolate rGopFla2 chromosome 18, rGopFla2.mat.asm, whole genome shotgun sequence genomic segment:
- the PRRG2 gene encoding transmembrane gamma-carboxyglutamic acid protein 2: MWRSPVLLLLGQAFVSTFASPPQRQQPHTPLGGQVFLGADAAQGFLGRRLLYNHWDFELVTPGNLERECWEEVCNYEEAREVFENDVATKAFWDTYPHNGKGGSSDSPGVDVAGLVAGLVAGLVLMIMVGVIAMYWVKYRSKERRQRSVHVPLNPDVPLTCLPGDPKPLGPPGLPSYQEALEASGVHDAPPPPYPRAPSSSAQPH, translated from the exons atgtGGAGGTCGCCTGTCCTGCTCCTGCTGGGCCAGGCTTTCGTCTCCACCTTTGCCAGCCCTCCCCAAAGGCAGCAGCCCCACACACCACTCGGGGGACaag tgtTCCTGGGTGCAGATGCCGCACAGGGATTCTTGGGGCGCCGACTTCTCTACAATCACTGGGACTTCGAGCTGGTGACGCCGGGGAACCTGGAACGCGAGTGCTGGGAGGAGGTTTGCAACTACGAGGAGGCGCGGGAAGTCTTCGAGAACGACGTTGCAACA AAAGCCTTTTGGGACACTTATCCCCACAATGGGAAAGGCGGGAGCTCAG ACAGCCCCGGGGTGGACGTGGCCGGGCTGGTGGCCGGGCTGGTGGCCGGGCTGGTTCTGATGATCATGGTCGGCGTCATTGCCATGTATTGGGTCAAGTACCGGTCCAAGGAGCGCAGGCAACGCAG CGTCCACGTGCCCCTGAATCCCGATGTGCCCCTGACCTGCCTCCCTGGCGACCCCAAGCCGCTGGgcccccctgggctgccctcatACCAGGAGGCACTGGAGGCGTCAGGTGTCCACGATGCACCTCCCCCGCCCTATCCCAG GGCTCCCAGCTCTTCTGCCCAGCCCCACTGA